A section of the Solitalea canadensis DSM 3403 genome encodes:
- a CDS encoding glycine--tRNA ligase, with protein sequence MSKNNDELFKNVISHSKEYGFVFPSSEIYDGLSAVYDYGQLGAELKNNIKTYWWKAMVQMHENIVGIDSAIFMHPKIWKASGHVDGFSDPMIDNKDSKKRYRADQLLEDKIAKYEKDGKIQKAEDLQLKMDEYLKVENLAGLKELIIEHEIACPVSGTRNWTDVRQFNLMFSTQMGAMADEADVVYLRPETAQGIFVNFLNVQKSGRMKIPFGIAQIGKAFRNEVIARQFIMRMREFEQMEMQFFVRPGTEMEWYNYWKEARLKWHKALGTDPEKYRYHDHTKLAHYANAAVDIEFEFPFGFKEVEGIHSRTDFDLSQHQEYSRKKMQYFDNDLNEEGKPYGNYIPYVIETSIGLDRMFLLTMINAYEEQDLSEGDKQDSRSVLKFHPALAPIKAAVLPLTKKDGLPEKAREIMDRLKLDFNMQYDEKDSIGKRYRRQDAIGTPFCITVDHQSLEDNTVTIRHRDSMEQERVAIDQLEKIIGDLVSWKNLLG encoded by the coding sequence ATGAGTAAAAACAACGACGAACTTTTTAAAAACGTAATATCTCACTCAAAAGAGTACGGCTTTGTGTTTCCATCAAGTGAAATTTATGATGGTTTAAGCGCAGTGTATGATTATGGTCAGCTTGGTGCTGAGCTAAAAAATAATATTAAGACCTATTGGTGGAAAGCCATGGTTCAAATGCATGAGAATATTGTCGGGATTGATTCGGCAATTTTTATGCATCCGAAAATCTGGAAGGCTTCGGGCCACGTTGATGGCTTTAGCGATCCGATGATTGATAATAAAGATTCAAAAAAACGCTATCGTGCTGATCAGCTGTTAGAAGATAAAATTGCCAAATACGAAAAAGACGGTAAAATCCAGAAAGCTGAAGACCTTCAGTTGAAAATGGACGAATACCTTAAAGTTGAGAATTTAGCAGGCTTAAAGGAATTGATCATTGAACATGAAATTGCTTGTCCTGTTTCAGGAACTCGCAACTGGACCGATGTTCGTCAGTTTAATCTTATGTTCTCAACTCAAATGGGAGCCATGGCAGATGAAGCTGATGTTGTTTATTTACGCCCTGAAACTGCTCAAGGTATTTTTGTAAACTTCCTGAATGTTCAAAAATCAGGTCGTATGAAAATTCCTTTCGGTATTGCTCAAATAGGTAAAGCATTCCGTAATGAGGTAATTGCACGTCAGTTCATTATGCGTATGCGTGAATTCGAACAAATGGAAATGCAATTCTTTGTTCGTCCCGGTACGGAAATGGAATGGTACAATTACTGGAAAGAAGCCCGTCTAAAATGGCACAAAGCCTTGGGAACTGATCCTGAAAAATACCGTTACCACGATCATACCAAGTTGGCTCACTATGCAAATGCAGCGGTTGATATTGAATTTGAATTTCCGTTTGGTTTCAAAGAAGTAGAGGGTATTCACTCACGTACAGATTTCGACTTAAGTCAGCATCAGGAATACTCGAGAAAGAAAATGCAGTATTTTGATAATGATCTTAACGAAGAAGGCAAACCTTATGGTAATTATATTCCATATGTTATCGAAACTTCAATTGGATTGGATCGCATGTTCTTGTTAACGATGATTAATGCTTATGAAGAACAAGATTTAAGTGAAGGCGATAAGCAAGATTCTCGTTCAGTATTGAAATTCCATCCTGCATTGGCACCAATTAAGGCAGCTGTCCTTCCGTTGACTAAGAAAGATGGATTGCCAGAGAAAGCGAGAGAGATTATGGATAGATTGAAATTAGATTTCAATATGCAGTATGACGAGAAAGATTCAATCGGTAAACGTTATCGTCGTCAGGATGCAATTGGAACTCCTTTCTGTATTACCGTAGATCACCAATCATTAGAAGATAATACGGTAACCATCCGTCACCGTGATTCTATGGAGCAAGAGCGTGTTGCTATTGATCAGTTAGAGAAGATCATCGGTGATTTAGTAAGTTGGAAAAACTTGTTAGGATAA